In the Staphylococcus sp. IVB6240 genome, one interval contains:
- a CDS encoding GbsR/MarR family transcriptional regulator: MKYGTGYAAQLEAAKDIVINSIAETMDLYGINRSTGNLYGTMLFEDSMTLDEMRSELQMSKPSMSAGVKKLQEFAVVKQRFTRGSRKQHFEAEKDFFAFFSNFFTQKWYREIKINMAALQEAEAMIDTIIAADDVEDDVRQEAQEVKAHMTHSRLYYQWLNSISDAIKSGEIFKYFPIPDENKDA; encoded by the coding sequence ATGAAATATGGGACAGGTTACGCAGCACAACTAGAAGCAGCAAAAGATATTGTTATTAACTCTATTGCAGAAACAATGGATTTATACGGTATTAACCGTAGTACAGGTAATTTATATGGCACCATGTTATTTGAAGACAGCATGACACTAGACGAGATGCGCAGTGAACTACAGATGAGTAAACCAAGTATGAGCGCAGGGGTTAAAAAATTACAGGAATTTGCTGTGGTCAAACAACGCTTTACACGTGGGAGTCGTAAGCAACACTTTGAAGCTGAAAAAGATTTCTTTGCTTTTTTCAGCAATTTCTTCACACAAAAGTGGTATCGTGAAATCAAAATCAATATGGCTGCCTTACAAGAAGCAGAGGCAATGATTGATACAATTATAGCAGCTGATGATGTAGAAGATGATGTGCGACAAGAAGCCCAAGAAGTCAAAGCACACATGACACACTCACGATTGTATTATCAATGGCTCAACTCAATCAGTGACGCCATTAAATCAGGAGAAATATTTAAGTATTTTCCAATACCAGATGAAAACAAAGATGCTTAA